GAGGCGTTTCCGGGTGGTCGAGGGACGTTCTGGGGGGGAAGGCGGAAGCTGCACGTCCACTCGCTCACTCTGCGCCGGTTCCAGCCGCGAGGTGAGGTGGGCACGCTGTTGCCGTAACCAGATCTCAACGGCATCCCGAACATTGCCGATCAGGTGGAACCGATCCGCGATCTGTTGGGCTTCCGGCGCGCCGGAAGCCGCGCCACGGGCATACTCTCCCGCCCGGTCGCGGCAGATGATCTTCACGCCTGGGTGTGCCTTCAGCCACGCTGCCAGGGTGTCACCCTGGCGGTCCGGGAGCAGGTCAACGACGTGGTGGCGCTCCAGATCAATCAGGAGGGTGCCGTACGTTTTGCGTCGTCGGAGGGCGAAGTCGTCCACGCCTAGCACCGTGGGGGTCTCGGCAGGGGGAAGAGGGGTGCGGCGAACCAGTCGCAGCAGGGTATCGGCACTGGTGGGTTCGCAGAGTTTGGCCAGGAGCCGGTGGCCGGCTTCCCCTCCAAGACTGAGCGCCACACGACCTTGTTTCTCGGCGAGGCGACAGGTGCGTTGTGCGCGGGGTTCCAGCCAACCCAGCCAGGTTTCAGCGAAGGTCGTATGGGGACAGTCGGGATTCAGGCAACGGAACCGCCGGGTCCGCAACAGCAAGGTCACGCCCCGCTGACCCAGGGCCGTGTCGTGGGGATGCCGAACATAGTGGCTGTGAACGTGTGAGCTGTGCTGCTGACAGGAGGGACAGGCCGCCGCAGAACGCTGATCCTGCACCAGCAGGATCAGCCGCGCGCCCTCTACCTGCGAATCGAGCACCTGCCATGTCTCAGGGAAAAGTGGGAGGTTCATGTCCCAGTTTCAGCCCGCCCGACCCCGTTGCACGCAAGCTGCGGGAGACCCTCCCAAGAATGGAGTTATCCGGCACCCTTCCAGCCAGCGGACGAGCTGCTCCCATTATGAAAGGCTGACCGTTTCCGGGGTCAACTTCCTGCCCTTCTTCCTGAGGCTTTCTCCCTGGAGTTCGCTGCGGTAGGCATGGTGCAGGACGCGATCCAAGATCGCGTCCGCCAGGGTGGGGTCACCCAGGTTGGCATGCCAGGCCGAAGTCGGGAACTGGCTGGTGATGATCGTGGACGCCCGTTCATAGCGATCATCCAGGATCTCCAGCAGAATCCGGCGCCCTTCCGCCGTGGGCACGTCCAGCCCCCAGTCGTCCAGAATCAGGACACTCACCCTGGCGATGCTCGCCAGGAGCTTCAAATACCGTCCATCCCCTTTCGCCAGGGTCAGTTCCTGTAACAGTCGCCCGGTCTGCGCGTACAACGCCGTGAAGCCCTGACGGCACGCCTGATGGGCCAGGGCACATCCGATGAAGGTCTTCCCGACGCCGGTGGGGCCGGTGATGATGACCCCCCGTTTCTCGGCGATCCACTGCCCCTGAGCCAGCGAACGCAGCAACCGGGCGTCCAGTCCTCTCGGGTGTTTCGTGTCGACCTCTTCCAGGCTGGCCTCGACCTTCAGGCGCGCCGCCGACAGGCGGCGCTGGAGGCCCCGAGTGTCCCGACAGGCCCGTTCCCGGTCCACCAGCAAGGTGAGCCGTTCCTCGAAGCTCAACTCACGCAGACCGGGTTG
This DNA window, taken from Deinococcus carri, encodes the following:
- the istB gene encoding IS21-like element helper ATPase IstB, whose protein sequence is MLPHPVIQHLRALKLDGMALALQEQQEQPGLRELSFEERLTLLVDRERACRDTRGLQRRLSAARLKVEASLEEVDTKHPRGLDARLLRSLAQGQWIAEKRGVIITGPTGVGKTFIGCALAHQACRQGFTALYAQTGRLLQELTLAKGDGRYLKLLASIARVSVLILDDWGLDVPTAEGRRILLEILDDRYERASTIITSQFPTSAWHANLGDPTLADAILDRVLHHAYRSELQGESLRKKGRKLTPETVSLS